One window of the Perca flavescens isolate YP-PL-M2 chromosome 5, PFLA_1.0, whole genome shotgun sequence genome contains the following:
- the carnmt1 gene encoding carnosine N-methyltransferase — MAETTGEGAQGGSFFNKERIKYSPEEEARLERQHFWRIIDAFRFYRVHVQEQVKRAERQFLSLPQRHQNLLPNVVSNLARISQCADHNQDILQAIVHNSLHMFENIEYGEREDPRKVRPSTTFDMDKLKSTIKQFARDWSETGRAERDTCYKPIIQEIQRLFPSDQYDVSKVSVLIPGAGLGRLAWEIARLGYICQGNEWSFFMLFSSNFVLNRCEKVNSLTLYPWIHQFSNNKKSSDQTRPIIFPDINPQSLPLDADFSMVAGDFVEVYRDSDSWDCVATCFFIDTAHNVIEYVETIWKILKPGGVWINLGPLLYHFENMANELSVELSYEDIRTAIVNFGFHIEVEKPSVQTTYTENDRSMLRYIYDCVFFVARKPAELYFTEEEEEEDEEEDDEDDQQQSSPPAAKSPRREDMVPITTCELFFCIDPNMIQLFRKKLFLSCF; from the exons ATGGCCGAAACCACCGGAGAGGGAGCGCAAGGAGGATCCTTTTTTAACAAAGAGAGAATAAAATACAGCCCCGAGGAGGAGGCCCGGCTCGAGAGGCAGCACTTCTGGAGAATAATCGATGCTTTTAGATTTTACAG GGTCCACGTCCAGGAGCAGGTGAAGCGTGCCGAGCGCCAGTTCCTGAGCCTCCCGCAGCGCCACCAGAACCTGCTGCCCAACGTTGTGTCCAACCTGGCCCGGATCAGCCAGTGCGCGGACCACAACCAGGACATCCTGCAGGCCATCGTTCACAACAGCCTGCACATGTTCGAGAACATCGAGTACGGCGAGAGG GAGGATCCGCGGAAGGTGCGTCCCTCCACTACGTTCGACATGGACAAGCTCAAGTCCACCATAAAGCAGTTTGCCCGAGACTGGAGCGAGACGGGCCGCGCCGAGAGGGACACCTGCTACAAGCCCATCATCCAAGAGATCCAGAGACTCTTCCCAAGTGACCAATa TGATGTGTCTAAGGTGAGCGTGCTGATTCCGGGTGCCGGGCTCGGCCGCCTCGCCTGGGAGATAGCCCGGCTGGGCTACATCTGCCAGGGCAACGAGTGGAGCTTCTTCATGCTCTTCTCTTCCAACTTTGTTCTCAACAG GTGTGAGAAGGTGAACTCTCTGACCCTGTACCCCTGGATCCACCAGTTTAGCAACAACAAGAAATCCTCCGACCAAACCCGGCCAATCATCTTCCCCGACATCAACCCTCAGAGCTTACCGCTGGACGCAGACTTCTCCATGGTAGCCGGAGACTTTGTGGAAGTCTACCGGGACTCAG ATTCCTGGGACTGCGTGGCGACTTGCTTCTTCATCGACACGGCTCATAATGTCATTGAGTATGTGGAGACGATCTGGAAGATTCTTAAGCCCGGTGGAGTCTGGATCAACCTGG GTCCTCTGCTGTACCACTTTGAGAACATGGCCAATGAGCTCTCAGTTGAACTGAGCTACGAAGACATCCGCACAGCCATCGTTAACTTTGGCTTCCACATAGAG GTGGAGAAACCGTCGGTTCAGACGACCTACACCGAGAACGACCGCTCCATGTTGAGATACATCTACGACTGTGTCTTCTTCGTGGCACGAAAACCTGCAGAACTGTACTTTaccgaagaagaagaagaagaagacgaagaagaagacgaCGAAGACGACCAACAACAGAGTTCCCCGCCGGCAGCCAAGTCGCCGCGGCGAGAAG aCATGGTGCCAATAACTACATGTGAACTCTTCTTCTGCATTGATCCAAACATGATTCAGCTTTTCcggaaaaagttgtttttaagtTGTTTCTAA